From one Eulemur rufifrons isolate Redbay chromosome 23, OSU_ERuf_1, whole genome shotgun sequence genomic stretch:
- the COG8 gene encoding conserved oligomeric Golgi complex subunit 8 isoform X1, whose product MASAVTVPTAVTASATATATVAALGEVEDEGLLASLFRDRFPEAQWRERPDVGRYLRELSGSGLERLRREPERLAEERAQLLQQTRDLAFANYKTFIRGAECTERIHRLFGDVEASLGRLLDRLPSFQQSCRNFVKEAEEISTNRRMNTLTLNRHTEILEILEIPQLMDTCVRNSYYEEALELAAYVRRLERKYSSIPVIQGIVNEVRQSMQLMLSQLIQQLRTNVQLPACLRVIGYLRRMDVFTEAELRVKFLQARDAWLRSILTAIPSDDPYFHITKTIEACRVHLFDIITQYRAIFSDEDPLLPPAVGEHTVNESAIFHGWVLQKVSQFLQVLETDLYRGIGSRLDSLLGQCMYFGLSFSRVGADFRGQLAPVFQRVAISTFQKAIQEAVEKFQDEMNSYTLISAPAILGSSTMPAAVPATQPGTLQPPMVLLDFPPLACFLNNILVAFNDLRLCCPVALAQDVTGTLEDALAKVTKIILAFHRAEEAAFTSGEQELFVQFCTVFLEDLVPYLNRCLQVLFPPAQIAQTLGIPPTQLSKYGDLGHVNISVVQEPLAFILPKKETVFPLDEKEVVPELTPPALELPGEEPRLDPRGEQVVWQASGWAARIIQHEMDHLQGCLFIDKMDSRTFTNIHWMEVND is encoded by the exons ATGGCTTCGGCGGTTACTGTCCCAACCGCAGTCACGGCCTCGGCCACTGCGACGGCCACGGTAGCGGCTCTCGGGGAAGTGGAGGATGAAGGGCTCCTGGCGTCGCTGTTCCGGGACCGCTTCCCCGAGGCTCAGTGGCGGGAGCGGCCGGATGTGGGCCGCTACCTCCGGGAGTTGAGCGGCTCGGGGCTGGAGCGGCTGCGGCGCGAGCCCGAGCGCCTGGCGGAGGAGCGGGCGCAGCTGCTGCAGCAGACGCGCGATTTGGCCTTCGCCAACTACAAGACCTTCATCCGCGGCGCCGAGTGCACCGAGCGCATCCACCGCCTCTTTGGCGACGTGGAGGCGTCGCTCGGCCGCCTGCTCGACCGCTTGCCCAGTTTCCAGCAGAGCTGCAG GAACTTTGTGAAGGAAGCTGAGGAGATCAGCACCAACCGACGGATGAACACCCTGACACTAAATCGGCACACAGAAATCCTGGAAATACTGGAGATTCCTCAACTAATGGACACTTGTGTCCGGAACAGCTATTACGAAGAGGCCCTGGAGCTTGCAGCTTACGTACGCCGACTGGAAAGGAAGTACTCTTCCATCCCTGTCATTCAG GGCATCGTGAACGAAGTGCGCCAGTCCATGCAGCTGATGCTGAGCCAGCTGATCCAGCAACTGAGGACCAATGTCCAGCTTCCCGCCTGCCTCCGTGTCATTGGCTACCTGCGGCGCATGGATGTCTTCACCGAGGCAGAGCTGAGAGTGAAGTTTCTTCAGGCCCGAGATGCTTGGCTCCGTTCCATCCTGACTGCCATCCCTAGCGATGATCCCTATTTCCATATCACAAAAACCATCGAGGCCTGCCGTGTCCATCTCTTTGATATCATCACCCAGTATCGTGCCATCTTCTCAGACGAGGACCCCCTGCTGCCCCCTGCGGTGGGTGAGCACACCGTGAATGAGAGTGCCATCTTCCACGGCTGGGTGCTACAGAAAGTCTCGCAGTTTCTACAGGTGCTGGAGACCGACCTTTACCGGGGCATAGGCAGCCGCCTGGACTCTCTGCTGGGCCAGTGCATGTACTTTGGGCTGTCCTTCAGCCGGGTCGGGGCTGATTTCCGGGGCCAGTTAGCTCCCGTTTTCCAGCGGGTGGCCATCAGCACTTTCCAGAAAGCAATTCAGGAAGCAGTGGAGAAATTCCAGGATGAAATGAACTCCTACACCCTCATCTCAGCTCCAGCCATCCTGGGCAGCAGTACCATGCCTGCTGCTGTGCCAGCCACCCAGCCGGGGACGCTGCAGCCGCCAATGGTGCTCTTAGACTTCCCCCCCCTTGCCTGCTTCCTCAACAATATTCTGGTTGCCTTCAATGATCTGCGCCTTTGCTGCCCCGTGGCCCTGGCACAGGATGTGACTGGGACCTTGGAAGATGCCCTTGCCAAG GTAACCAAAATAATCCTGGCCTTCCATCGTGCCGAAGAGGCTGCCTTCACCAGTGGGGAGCAAGAGCTCTTTGTCCAGTTCTGCACTGTCTTTCTGGAAGACCTTGTTCCTTATTTAAATCGCTGTCTCCAAGTCCTTTTTCCACCAGCTCAGATAGCACAGACTTTAG GCATTCCACCCACTCAGCTCTCCAAATATGGAGACCTTGGGCACGTGAACATCAGCGTTGTTCAGGAGCCTCTCGCCTTTATCCTGCCAAAGAAAGAAACGGTCTTCCCCTTGGATGAAAAGGAGGTAGTGCCTGAGCTCACACCGCCAGCACTGGAGCTTCCAGGCGAGGAGCCCA GGCTGGACCCCAGAGGAGAGCAGGTGGTGTGGCAGGCGAGTGGCTGGGCAGCCCGCATCATCCAGCACGAGATGGACCACTTGCAGGGCTGCCTGTTCATTGACAAAATGGACAGCAGGACATTCACAAACATCCACTGGATGGAGGTGAATGACTGA
- the COG8 gene encoding conserved oligomeric Golgi complex subunit 8 isoform X3 translates to MASAVTVPTAVTASATATATVAALGEVEDEGLLASLFRDRFPEAQWRERPDVGRYLRELSGSGLERLRREPERLAEERAQLLQQTRDLAFANYKTFIRGAECTERIHRLFGDVEASLGRLLDRLPSFQQSCRNFVKEAEEISTNRRMNTLTLNRHTEILEILEIPQLMDTCVRNSYYEEALELAAYVRRLERKYSSIPVIQGIVNEVRQSMQLMLSQLIQQLRTNVQLPACLRVIGYLRRMDVFTEAELRVKFLQARDAWLRSILTAIPSDDPYFHITKTIEACRVHLFDIITQYRAIFSDEDPLLPPAVGEHTVNESAIFHGWVLQKVSQFLQVLETDLYRGIGSRLDSLLGQCMYFGLSFSRVGADFRGQLAPVFQRVAISTFQKAIQEAVEKFQDEMNSYTLISAPAILGSSTMPAAVPATQPGTLQPPMVLLDFPPLACFLNNILVAFNDLRLCCPVALAQDVTGTLEDALAKVTKIILAFHRAEEAAFTSGEQELFVQFCTVFLEDLVPYLNRCLQVLFPPAQIAQTLGIPPTQLSKYGDLGHVNISVVQEPLAFILPKKETVFPLDEKEVVPELTPPALELPGEEPSLDPVPAACPEGGQQEVESVEPPQGEPPALET, encoded by the exons ATGGCTTCGGCGGTTACTGTCCCAACCGCAGTCACGGCCTCGGCCACTGCGACGGCCACGGTAGCGGCTCTCGGGGAAGTGGAGGATGAAGGGCTCCTGGCGTCGCTGTTCCGGGACCGCTTCCCCGAGGCTCAGTGGCGGGAGCGGCCGGATGTGGGCCGCTACCTCCGGGAGTTGAGCGGCTCGGGGCTGGAGCGGCTGCGGCGCGAGCCCGAGCGCCTGGCGGAGGAGCGGGCGCAGCTGCTGCAGCAGACGCGCGATTTGGCCTTCGCCAACTACAAGACCTTCATCCGCGGCGCCGAGTGCACCGAGCGCATCCACCGCCTCTTTGGCGACGTGGAGGCGTCGCTCGGCCGCCTGCTCGACCGCTTGCCCAGTTTCCAGCAGAGCTGCAG GAACTTTGTGAAGGAAGCTGAGGAGATCAGCACCAACCGACGGATGAACACCCTGACACTAAATCGGCACACAGAAATCCTGGAAATACTGGAGATTCCTCAACTAATGGACACTTGTGTCCGGAACAGCTATTACGAAGAGGCCCTGGAGCTTGCAGCTTACGTACGCCGACTGGAAAGGAAGTACTCTTCCATCCCTGTCATTCAG GGCATCGTGAACGAAGTGCGCCAGTCCATGCAGCTGATGCTGAGCCAGCTGATCCAGCAACTGAGGACCAATGTCCAGCTTCCCGCCTGCCTCCGTGTCATTGGCTACCTGCGGCGCATGGATGTCTTCACCGAGGCAGAGCTGAGAGTGAAGTTTCTTCAGGCCCGAGATGCTTGGCTCCGTTCCATCCTGACTGCCATCCCTAGCGATGATCCCTATTTCCATATCACAAAAACCATCGAGGCCTGCCGTGTCCATCTCTTTGATATCATCACCCAGTATCGTGCCATCTTCTCAGACGAGGACCCCCTGCTGCCCCCTGCGGTGGGTGAGCACACCGTGAATGAGAGTGCCATCTTCCACGGCTGGGTGCTACAGAAAGTCTCGCAGTTTCTACAGGTGCTGGAGACCGACCTTTACCGGGGCATAGGCAGCCGCCTGGACTCTCTGCTGGGCCAGTGCATGTACTTTGGGCTGTCCTTCAGCCGGGTCGGGGCTGATTTCCGGGGCCAGTTAGCTCCCGTTTTCCAGCGGGTGGCCATCAGCACTTTCCAGAAAGCAATTCAGGAAGCAGTGGAGAAATTCCAGGATGAAATGAACTCCTACACCCTCATCTCAGCTCCAGCCATCCTGGGCAGCAGTACCATGCCTGCTGCTGTGCCAGCCACCCAGCCGGGGACGCTGCAGCCGCCAATGGTGCTCTTAGACTTCCCCCCCCTTGCCTGCTTCCTCAACAATATTCTGGTTGCCTTCAATGATCTGCGCCTTTGCTGCCCCGTGGCCCTGGCACAGGATGTGACTGGGACCTTGGAAGATGCCCTTGCCAAG GTAACCAAAATAATCCTGGCCTTCCATCGTGCCGAAGAGGCTGCCTTCACCAGTGGGGAGCAAGAGCTCTTTGTCCAGTTCTGCACTGTCTTTCTGGAAGACCTTGTTCCTTATTTAAATCGCTGTCTCCAAGTCCTTTTTCCACCAGCTCAGATAGCACAGACTTTAG GCATTCCACCCACTCAGCTCTCCAAATATGGAGACCTTGGGCACGTGAACATCAGCGTTGTTCAGGAGCCTCTCGCCTTTATCCTGCCAAAGAAAGAAACGGTCTTCCCCTTGGATGAAAAGGAGGTAGTGCCTGAGCTCACACCGCCAGCACTGGAGCTTCCAGGCGAGGAGCCCAGCCTCGATCCTGTCCCCGCAGCCTGCCCCGAGGGTGGGCAACAGGAGGTGGAATCAGTGGAGCCCCCGCAGGGGGAGCCGCCTGCTTTGGAGACTTAG
- the COG8 gene encoding conserved oligomeric Golgi complex subunit 8 isoform X2: MASAVTVPTAVTASATATATVAALGEVEDEGLLASLFRDRFPEAQWRERPDVGRYLRELSGSGLERLRREPERLAEERAQLLQQTRDLAFANYKTFIRGAECTERIHRLFGDVEASLGRLLDRLPSFQQSCRNFVKEAEEISTNRRMNTLTLNRHTEILEILEIPQLMDTCVRNSYYEEALELAAYVRRLERKYSSIPVIQGIVNEVRQSMQLMLSQLIQQLRTNVQLPACLRVIGYLRRMDVFTEAELRVKFLQARDAWLRSILTAIPSDDPYFHITKTIEACRVHLFDIITQYRAIFSDEDPLLPPAVGEHTVNESAIFHGWVLQKVSQFLQVLETDLYRGIGSRLDSLLGQCMYFGLSFSRVGADFRGQLAPVFQRVAISTFQKAIQEAVEKFQDEMNSYTLISAPAILGSSTMPAAVPATQPGTLQPPMVLLDFPPLACFLNNILVAFNDLRLCCPVALAQDVTGTLEDALAKVTKIILAFHRAEEAAFTSGEQELFVQFCTVFLEDLVPYLNRCLQVLFPPAQIAQTLGKIPHFAFPIIYAGIPPTQLSKYGDLGHVNISVVQEPLAFILPKKETVFPLDEKEVVPELTPPALELPGEEPSLDPVPAACPEGGQQEVESVEPPQGEPPALET, from the exons ATGGCTTCGGCGGTTACTGTCCCAACCGCAGTCACGGCCTCGGCCACTGCGACGGCCACGGTAGCGGCTCTCGGGGAAGTGGAGGATGAAGGGCTCCTGGCGTCGCTGTTCCGGGACCGCTTCCCCGAGGCTCAGTGGCGGGAGCGGCCGGATGTGGGCCGCTACCTCCGGGAGTTGAGCGGCTCGGGGCTGGAGCGGCTGCGGCGCGAGCCCGAGCGCCTGGCGGAGGAGCGGGCGCAGCTGCTGCAGCAGACGCGCGATTTGGCCTTCGCCAACTACAAGACCTTCATCCGCGGCGCCGAGTGCACCGAGCGCATCCACCGCCTCTTTGGCGACGTGGAGGCGTCGCTCGGCCGCCTGCTCGACCGCTTGCCCAGTTTCCAGCAGAGCTGCAG GAACTTTGTGAAGGAAGCTGAGGAGATCAGCACCAACCGACGGATGAACACCCTGACACTAAATCGGCACACAGAAATCCTGGAAATACTGGAGATTCCTCAACTAATGGACACTTGTGTCCGGAACAGCTATTACGAAGAGGCCCTGGAGCTTGCAGCTTACGTACGCCGACTGGAAAGGAAGTACTCTTCCATCCCTGTCATTCAG GGCATCGTGAACGAAGTGCGCCAGTCCATGCAGCTGATGCTGAGCCAGCTGATCCAGCAACTGAGGACCAATGTCCAGCTTCCCGCCTGCCTCCGTGTCATTGGCTACCTGCGGCGCATGGATGTCTTCACCGAGGCAGAGCTGAGAGTGAAGTTTCTTCAGGCCCGAGATGCTTGGCTCCGTTCCATCCTGACTGCCATCCCTAGCGATGATCCCTATTTCCATATCACAAAAACCATCGAGGCCTGCCGTGTCCATCTCTTTGATATCATCACCCAGTATCGTGCCATCTTCTCAGACGAGGACCCCCTGCTGCCCCCTGCGGTGGGTGAGCACACCGTGAATGAGAGTGCCATCTTCCACGGCTGGGTGCTACAGAAAGTCTCGCAGTTTCTACAGGTGCTGGAGACCGACCTTTACCGGGGCATAGGCAGCCGCCTGGACTCTCTGCTGGGCCAGTGCATGTACTTTGGGCTGTCCTTCAGCCGGGTCGGGGCTGATTTCCGGGGCCAGTTAGCTCCCGTTTTCCAGCGGGTGGCCATCAGCACTTTCCAGAAAGCAATTCAGGAAGCAGTGGAGAAATTCCAGGATGAAATGAACTCCTACACCCTCATCTCAGCTCCAGCCATCCTGGGCAGCAGTACCATGCCTGCTGCTGTGCCAGCCACCCAGCCGGGGACGCTGCAGCCGCCAATGGTGCTCTTAGACTTCCCCCCCCTTGCCTGCTTCCTCAACAATATTCTGGTTGCCTTCAATGATCTGCGCCTTTGCTGCCCCGTGGCCCTGGCACAGGATGTGACTGGGACCTTGGAAGATGCCCTTGCCAAG GTAACCAAAATAATCCTGGCCTTCCATCGTGCCGAAGAGGCTGCCTTCACCAGTGGGGAGCAAGAGCTCTTTGTCCAGTTCTGCACTGTCTTTCTGGAAGACCTTGTTCCTTATTTAAATCGCTGTCTCCAAGTCCTTTTTCCACCAGCTCAGATAGCACAGACTTTAGgtaaga ttccccattttgcttTCCCTATCATCTATGCAGGCATTCCACCCACTCAGCTCTCCAAATATGGAGACCTTGGGCACGTGAACATCAGCGTTGTTCAGGAGCCTCTCGCCTTTATCCTGCCAAAGAAAGAAACGGTCTTCCCCTTGGATGAAAAGGAGGTAGTGCCTGAGCTCACACCGCCAGCACTGGAGCTTCCAGGCGAGGAGCCCAGCCTCGATCCTGTCCCCGCAGCCTGCCCCGAGGGTGGGCAACAGGAGGTGGAATCAGTGGAGCCCCCGCAGGGGGAGCCGCCTGCTTTGGAGACTTAG
- the NIP7 gene encoding 60S ribosome subunit biogenesis protein NIP7 homolog isoform X1, which yields MRPLTEEETRVMFEKIAKYIGENLQLLVDRPDGTYCFRLHNDRVYYVSEKILKLAANISGDKLVSLGTCFGKFTKTHKFRLHITALDYLAPYAKYKVWIKPGAEQSFLYGNHVLKSGLGRITENTSQYQGVVVYSMADIPLGFGVAAKSTQDCRKVDPMAIVVFHQADIGEYVRHEETLT from the exons ATGCGGCCTTTGACTGAAGAGGAAACCCGTGTAATGTTTGAGAAGATCGCGAAATA CATCGGGGAGAATCTTCAGCTGCTGGTCGACAGGCCCGATGGCACCTACTGTTTCAGGCTGCACAACGACCGGGTGTACTACGTGAG TGAGAAGATCCTGAAGCTGGCCGCCAATATCTCCGGGGACAAGCTGGTGTCGCTGGGGACCTGCTTCGGAAAATTCACTAAGACCCACAAGTTTCGGTTGCACATCACAGCTCTGGATTACCTTGCACCCTATGCCAAG TATAAAGTGTGGATAAAGCCTGGAGCAGAGCAATCCTTCCTGTATGGGAACCATGTATTGAAATCTGGTCTGGGTCGAATCACCGAAAATACTTCTCAGTACCAGGGAGTGGTGGTGTACTCCATGGCAGACATCCCTTTG GGTTTTGGGGTGGCAGCAAAATCTACACAAGACTGCAGGAAAGTAGACCCCATGGCGATTGTGGTATTTCATCAAGCAGACATTGGGGAGTATGTGCGGCACGAAGAGACATtgacttaa
- the NIP7 gene encoding 60S ribosome subunit biogenesis protein NIP7 homolog isoform X2 — MRPLTEEETRVMFEKIAKYIGENLQLLVDRPDGTYCFRLHNDRVYYVSEKILKLAANISGDKLVSLGTCFGKFTKTHKFRLHITALDYLAPYAKGFGVAAKSTQDCRKVDPMAIVVFHQADIGEYVRHEETLT; from the exons ATGCGGCCTTTGACTGAAGAGGAAACCCGTGTAATGTTTGAGAAGATCGCGAAATA CATCGGGGAGAATCTTCAGCTGCTGGTCGACAGGCCCGATGGCACCTACTGTTTCAGGCTGCACAACGACCGGGTGTACTACGTGAG TGAGAAGATCCTGAAGCTGGCCGCCAATATCTCCGGGGACAAGCTGGTGTCGCTGGGGACCTGCTTCGGAAAATTCACTAAGACCCACAAGTTTCGGTTGCACATCACAGCTCTGGATTACCTTGCACCCTATGCCAAG GGTTTTGGGGTGGCAGCAAAATCTACACAAGACTGCAGGAAAGTAGACCCCATGGCGATTGTGGTATTTCATCAAGCAGACATTGGGGAGTATGTGCGGCACGAAGAGACATtgacttaa
- the TMED6 gene encoding transmembrane emp24 domain-containing protein 6: MFPLLFGAGLVVLNLVTSARSQKTEPVSGSGEQLPFRGADRHDFAIMIPPGGTECFWQFAHQTGYFYFSYEVQRTVGMSHDRHVAATAHTPQGFLIGTSRDVRGQINFSTQETGSYQLCLKNQQNHFGSVQVYLNFGVFYEGPEMDHKQNARKQLNDTLDAIEQSTRKVQNNIFHMWRYYNFARMRKMADFFLLQSNYNYVNWWSTAQSLLIILSGILQLYFLKRLFNVPTTIDTKKPRC; this comes from the exons ATGTTCCCCTTGCTCTTTGGGGCTGGGCTGGTGGTTCTGAATCTAGTGACCTCTGCTAGGAGCCAGAAGACAGAACCCGTAAGTGGCTCTGGGGAACAGCTGCCCTTCCGCGGAGCTGATCGACATGACTTTGCCATCATGATCCCTCCAGGAGGCACAGAATGCTTTTGGCAATTTGCCCACCAGACTGGATACTTCTATTTCAGTTACGAG GTTCAGCGGACGGTGGGAATGTCACACGACCGACATGTTGCTGCCACCGCACATACCCCACAGGGTTTCCTCATAGGCACCTCCCGGGATGTCCGGGGCCAGATTAACTTCTCTACCCAAGAGACAG GTTCCTATCAGCTTTGTCtaaaaaatcagcaaaatcaCTTTGGTTCTGTGCAAGTGTACCTCAACTTTGGAGTCTTCTATGAGGGGCCTGAGATGGACCACAAACAGAATGCAAGAAAACAACTGAATGATACTCTGGATGCAATTGAG CAGAGTACACGAAAGGTACAGAACAATATCTTTCACATGTGGCGATACTACAACTTTGCCCGGATGAGGAAAATGGCTGACTTTTTCCTTCTCCAATCAAACTATAACTATGTGAACTGGTGGTCAACAGCCCAGAGccttttaattattctttctggGATCCTGCAGCTGTATTTCCTAAAGCGTCTCTTCAATGTTCCAACAACTATAGACACAAAGAAGCCCAGGTGCTAA